The Diaphorobacter ruginosibacter genome contains a region encoding:
- the glpK gene encoding glycerol kinase GlpK, translating to MTYILALDQGTSSSRSIVFDAQGQIVALAQRELPQIYPRPGWVEHSPVEIWNSQLATAQEALKKAGVTAGDIAAIGITNQRETTVLWNRKTGAPVHNALVWQDRRAEPICAQLREQGLADTIQQKTGLLIDAYFSGTKLQWLLDNVPGAREQAERGELAFGTVDTWLIWQLTQGRRHVTDVSNASRTMLFNVHTNAWDDELLAHLNIPRSLMPEVLPSSAEFGSTAEALLGSPIMIGGVAGDQQSALFGQACFSAGMAKNTYGTGCFMLMHTGHQFQTSKNGLLTTSAAQPRSRAEFAMEGSVFVGGAVVQWLRDGLRAIENSGEVQSLAESVPDSGGVMLVPAFTGLGAPYWKPDARGTITGLTRGTTLAHIARAALESIAYQSAALLQAMSRDAVAAGGAPVTELRVDGGASVNNLLMQFQADLLGIPVVRPACVETTALGAAYLAGLSCGLFKSTEELSALWKAERRFMPTMHRSRATELMAHWEHAVRQTTAD from the coding sequence ATGACCTACATCCTCGCCCTCGACCAGGGCACCTCCAGCTCCCGCAGCATCGTCTTCGATGCGCAGGGTCAGATCGTCGCGCTGGCCCAGCGCGAACTCCCGCAGATCTACCCGCGGCCGGGCTGGGTCGAACACAGCCCTGTCGAAATCTGGAACTCCCAGCTCGCCACCGCGCAGGAAGCGCTGAAGAAGGCTGGCGTCACTGCCGGGGACATCGCAGCCATCGGCATCACCAACCAGCGCGAGACCACCGTGCTGTGGAATCGCAAGACCGGCGCGCCGGTCCACAACGCGCTCGTCTGGCAGGATCGTCGTGCCGAGCCGATCTGCGCGCAGTTGCGCGAGCAAGGGCTTGCCGACACCATCCAGCAGAAGACCGGCCTGTTGATCGATGCCTATTTTTCGGGCACCAAGCTGCAATGGCTGCTCGACAACGTGCCCGGCGCACGCGAACAGGCGGAGCGCGGCGAACTCGCGTTCGGCACGGTCGACACCTGGCTTATCTGGCAGCTCACCCAGGGCCGACGCCATGTCACCGACGTGAGCAACGCATCGCGCACCATGCTGTTCAACGTGCACACCAATGCCTGGGACGACGAACTGCTCGCGCACCTGAACATTCCGCGCTCGCTCATGCCCGAGGTGCTGCCCTCCAGTGCGGAGTTCGGCAGCACGGCCGAGGCACTGCTGGGCTCGCCCATCATGATCGGCGGCGTGGCCGGCGACCAGCAGAGCGCCCTCTTCGGACAGGCCTGCTTCAGCGCGGGCATGGCCAAGAACACCTATGGCACGGGCTGCTTCATGCTGATGCACACGGGCCACCAGTTCCAGACCTCGAAGAACGGCCTGCTCACCACGAGTGCGGCGCAGCCCCGCTCGCGCGCCGAGTTCGCCATGGAGGGCAGCGTGTTCGTCGGCGGCGCCGTGGTGCAGTGGCTGCGCGACGGCCTGCGCGCGATCGAGAACAGCGGCGAGGTGCAGTCGCTCGCCGAGAGCGTTCCAGATTCCGGCGGCGTGATGCTCGTGCCGGCCTTCACCGGCCTTGGCGCGCCCTACTGGAAGCCCGATGCGCGCGGCACCATCACCGGCCTCACGCGCGGCACCACGCTCGCGCACATCGCGCGCGCCGCGCTCGAATCGATCGCCTACCAGAGCGCCGCGCTGCTGCAGGCCATGAGCCGCGACGCGGTAGCTGCCGGCGGGGCTCCCGTCACGGAGCTGCGTGTGGACGGCGGCGCGAGCGTCAACAATCTGCTGATGCAGTTCCAGGCCGACCTGCTCGGCATTCCGGTGGTGCGTCCTGCCTGCGTGGAAACCACCGCGCTCGGTGCCGCCTACCTGGCCGGCCTGTCGTGCGGGCTGTTCAAGAGCACGGAGGAACTGTCGGCCTTGTGGAAGGCAGAGCGCCGTTTCATGCCGACAATGCACCGCTCGCGCGCCACGGAGCTGATGGCCCACTGGGAACATGCGGTGCGCCAGACCACCGCGGACTGA
- a CDS encoding ABC transporter ATP-binding protein, giving the protein MQLVLDGISKRMGAQWWLHDMGMELHSGAVTVLLGATQAGKTSLMRIMAGLDAPTHGRVLVDGQDVTGVPVRERNVAMVYQQFINYPSLTVAQNIASPLRLRGEKNIDARVQELAERLHIEMFLTRLPSELSGGQQQRVALARALAKNAPLLLLDEPLVNLDYKLREELREELSQLFSASDSTVVYATTEPGEALLLGGYTAVLKEGRLLQYGPTAEVFHEPNSIDVARAFSDPPMNFIAAAPVQGGLRMPDGSLLEKDMALSGEALTLGLRASSLRFDARDGDLALAGVVELAEISGSDTFVHVTSAWGPFVAQITGVIHLDIGNRVTLHFSPDHLFVFGADGKLLAAPVRKKGA; this is encoded by the coding sequence ATGCAGTTGGTTCTGGATGGGATCAGCAAGCGGATGGGAGCGCAGTGGTGGCTTCATGACATGGGCATGGAACTGCACAGCGGCGCGGTCACCGTGTTGCTGGGCGCGACGCAGGCGGGCAAGACCAGCCTCATGCGGATCATGGCGGGGCTGGACGCACCGACCCACGGCCGCGTGCTGGTGGATGGCCAGGACGTGACCGGCGTGCCGGTGCGCGAACGCAACGTGGCCATGGTCTATCAGCAATTCATCAATTATCCGTCGCTGACCGTGGCGCAGAACATTGCCTCGCCGCTGCGGCTGCGCGGGGAGAAGAACATCGACGCTCGCGTGCAGGAGCTCGCCGAGCGGCTGCACATCGAGATGTTCCTGACGCGCCTTCCTTCCGAGCTCTCGGGCGGCCAGCAGCAGCGTGTGGCACTGGCGCGCGCGCTTGCCAAGAACGCGCCGCTGCTGCTGCTCGACGAGCCGCTCGTGAATCTGGACTACAAGTTGCGCGAGGAACTGCGGGAGGAGCTGTCGCAGCTGTTCTCCGCCAGCGATTCCACCGTCGTCTACGCCACCACGGAGCCGGGTGAGGCGCTGCTGCTGGGCGGCTACACGGCCGTGCTCAAGGAAGGCCGGCTGCTGCAGTACGGCCCGACGGCCGAGGTGTTCCACGAACCCAATTCCATCGACGTGGCGCGTGCCTTCAGCGATCCGCCGATGAACTTCATCGCCGCCGCGCCCGTGCAGGGCGGCCTGCGCATGCCCGATGGCTCGCTGCTCGAGAAGGACATGGCGCTTTCCGGCGAGGCGCTCACGCTCGGGCTGCGCGCGAGCAGCCTGCGCTTCGACGCACGCGATGGCGACCTGGCCCTGGCCGGCGTGGTGGAGCTGGCCGAGATTTCCGGCTCCGACACCTTCGTGCACGTGACCTCTGCCTGGGGGCCGTTCGTGGCGCAGATCACCGGGGTGATCCATCTCGACATTGGCAATCGGGTGACGCTGCATTTCAGCCCCGATCATCTGTTCGTCTTTGGCGCCGATGGCAAGCTGCTTGCCGCGCCCGTCCGCAAGAAAGGTGCGTGA
- a CDS encoding carbohydrate ABC transporter permease, with protein MSEQRFQKRTLFLILYLVFALLPIYWMVNMSFKTNEEILSSFSLWPQHFTWDNYRTIFTDASWYSGYINSLIYVAINTVISLLVALPAAYAFSRYQFLGDKHVFFWLLTNRMTPPAVFLLPFFQLYTTVGLMDTHLAVALAHLLFNVPLAVWILEGFMSGIPREIDETAYIDGYSFPRFFLTIFLPLIKAGVGVAAFFCFMFSWVELLLARTLTSVNAKPIVATMTRTVSASGMDWATLAAAGVLTIVPGAIVIWFVRHYIAKGFAMGRV; from the coding sequence ATGAGTGAGCAACGCTTTCAGAAACGCACGCTGTTCCTGATCCTGTACCTGGTGTTCGCATTGCTGCCCATCTACTGGATGGTCAACATGAGCTTCAAGACCAACGAGGAGATCCTCTCGAGCTTCTCGCTGTGGCCGCAGCATTTCACCTGGGACAACTACAGGACGATCTTCACCGACGCGTCCTGGTACTCGGGCTACATCAACAGCCTGATCTACGTGGCCATCAACACGGTGATCTCGCTGCTGGTCGCGCTGCCCGCGGCCTATGCGTTCTCGCGCTACCAGTTCCTGGGCGACAAGCATGTCTTCTTCTGGCTGCTCACGAACCGCATGACGCCGCCCGCGGTGTTCCTGCTGCCGTTCTTCCAGCTCTATACGACGGTGGGGTTGATGGACACGCACCTCGCGGTGGCGCTCGCGCATCTGCTGTTCAACGTGCCGCTGGCGGTGTGGATTCTCGAAGGCTTCATGAGCGGCATTCCGCGCGAGATCGACGAGACGGCCTACATCGACGGCTACTCGTTCCCGCGCTTCTTCCTCACGATCTTTCTTCCGCTCATCAAGGCGGGCGTGGGCGTGGCGGCGTTCTTCTGCTTCATGTTCAGCTGGGTGGAACTGCTGCTGGCGCGCACGCTCACCAGCGTGAACGCCAAGCCCATCGTGGCGACGATGACGCGCACGGTCTCGGCCTCGGGCATGGACTGGGCAACGCTCGCCGCCGCAGGCGTGCTGACCATCGTGCCGGGCGCGATCGTGATCTGGTTTGTGCGCCACTACATCGCGAAGGGCTTCGCGATGGGCCGCGTCTGA
- a CDS encoding ABC transporter ATP-binding protein, whose product MARIELDLAHSYKSDPQQDSDYALLPLKMTFDDGGAYALLGPSGCGKTTMLNIMSGLLVPSHGKVLFDGRDVTRATPQERNIAQVFQFPVIYDTMTVADNLAFPLRNRKVPEDRIRQRVGQIAEMLEMSGQLNQRAAGLSADAKQKISLGRGLVREDVAAVLFDEPLTVIDPHLKWQLRRKLKQIHHELKLTLIYVTHDQIEALTFADKVVVMTRGRAVQVGTPGELFEQPRHAFVGHFIGSPGMNFLDARVFSDSLVVAGHMLPIPRPLPEGELRLGVRPEYLTVAAAEAPGALPCEVVRVQDVGTHQLLTARIDGQLLKVRCTPEQVLPGAGSAIWLRLLGDHTCFYDKNEELLP is encoded by the coding sequence ATGGCCCGCATCGAACTGGATCTCGCACATTCCTACAAGAGCGATCCGCAGCAGGACAGCGACTATGCGCTGCTGCCGCTGAAGATGACCTTCGACGATGGTGGCGCCTATGCCTTGCTCGGGCCCTCGGGCTGCGGCAAGACAACGATGCTCAACATCATGTCCGGCCTGCTCGTGCCCTCGCATGGCAAGGTGCTGTTCGATGGCCGCGACGTCACGCGCGCCACGCCGCAGGAGCGCAACATCGCACAGGTGTTCCAGTTCCCGGTGATCTACGACACCATGACGGTGGCGGACAACCTCGCGTTTCCGCTGCGCAACCGCAAGGTGCCCGAGGATCGCATCCGCCAGCGCGTGGGCCAGATCGCCGAGATGCTGGAGATGAGCGGCCAGCTCAACCAGCGCGCGGCGGGCCTGTCGGCCGATGCCAAGCAGAAGATCTCGCTCGGTCGCGGCCTGGTGCGCGAGGATGTGGCCGCCGTGCTGTTCGACGAACCGCTCACGGTGATCGATCCGCACCTGAAATGGCAGCTCAGGCGCAAGCTCAAGCAGATCCACCACGAACTCAAGCTCACGCTGATCTACGTGACGCACGACCAGATCGAGGCGCTGACCTTTGCCGACAAGGTCGTGGTGATGACGCGCGGCCGTGCCGTGCAGGTGGGAACGCCGGGCGAGCTGTTCGAGCAGCCGCGGCATGCCTTCGTCGGGCATTTCATCGGCTCTCCGGGCATGAATTTCCTCGATGCCCGCGTGTTCAGTGACTCGCTGGTGGTGGCAGGGCACATGCTGCCGATTCCCCGTCCGCTGCCCGAAGGCGAGCTGCGGCTGGGCGTGCGGCCCGAGTACCTGACCGTCGCCGCGGCCGAGGCGCCCGGCGCGCTGCCGTGCGAGGTCGTGCGCGTACAGGACGTGGGCACGCACCAGCTGCTCACGGCCCGCATCGACGGCCAGCTGCTGAAGGTGCGCTGCACCCCCGAACAGGTCCTGCCGGGCGCCGGCTCCGCCATCTGGCTGCGGCTGCTGGGCGACCACACCTGCTTCTATGACAAGAACGAGGAGCTGCTGCCATGA
- a CDS encoding ABC transporter substrate-binding protein yields the protein MKLQFKAIAFAAVALSLGHGAWAGEPEAKKWVDSEFQPSTLSKDQQMAEMKWFIDAAKKLQAKGVKEIAVVSETITTHEYESKVLAKAFSEITGIQVKHDLIQEGDVVEKLQTSMQSGKSIYDGWISDSDLIGTHYRYGKIMNLSDYMAGDGKEWTNPGLDLKDFIGTSFTTAPDGKLYQLPDQQFANLYWFRADLFARKDLQEKFKAKYGYDLGVPQNWSAYEDIAEFFTNDVKQIDGKPIYGHMDYGKKDPSLGWRFTDAWLSMAGSADKGIPNGMPVDEWGIRVADDKCTPVGASVSRGGATNSPAAVYALTKYVDWMKKYAPKEATGMTFGESGPVPAQGHIAQQIFWYTAFTADMTKAGLPVVNADGTPKWRMAPGPHGPYWKDGMQNGYQDVGSWTFFKGHDANKTAAAWLYAQFVTAKTTSLKKSIQGLTFIRDSDIRSEYFTKNANKYGGLVEFYQSPARVAWTPTGTNVPDYPKLAQLWWKNVAQAVTGEKTPQSAMDNLAEEMDQVMARLERAGMAHCAPKLNKKGDPNKWLSDKGAPWAKLANEKPKGETIAYDKLLQAWKDGKVR from the coding sequence ATGAAGTTGCAGTTCAAGGCGATCGCGTTCGCCGCCGTGGCTTTGAGCCTGGGGCACGGGGCCTGGGCGGGCGAGCCGGAGGCCAAGAAGTGGGTCGACAGCGAGTTCCAGCCTTCCACGCTCAGCAAGGACCAGCAGATGGCCGAGATGAAGTGGTTCATCGATGCCGCGAAGAAGCTGCAGGCCAAGGGTGTGAAGGAGATTGCCGTGGTGTCGGAGACGATCACCACGCACGAATACGAAAGCAAGGTACTGGCCAAGGCTTTCAGCGAGATCACGGGCATCCAGGTCAAGCATGACCTGATCCAGGAAGGCGACGTGGTCGAGAAGCTGCAGACCTCGATGCAGTCGGGCAAGTCGATCTACGACGGCTGGATCTCCGACTCCGACCTGATCGGCACGCACTACCGCTACGGCAAGATCATGAATCTGTCCGACTACATGGCGGGCGATGGCAAGGAATGGACCAACCCCGGGCTCGACCTCAAGGACTTCATCGGCACGAGCTTCACCACCGCGCCGGACGGCAAGCTGTACCAGCTGCCCGACCAGCAGTTCGCCAACCTGTACTGGTTCCGCGCCGACCTGTTCGCACGCAAGGACCTGCAGGAGAAGTTCAAGGCCAAATATGGCTATGACCTGGGCGTGCCGCAGAACTGGAGCGCCTACGAGGACATCGCCGAGTTCTTCACCAACGACGTCAAGCAGATCGACGGCAAGCCGATCTACGGCCACATGGACTACGGCAAGAAGGATCCGTCGCTTGGCTGGCGCTTCACCGATGCATGGCTCTCGATGGCCGGCTCCGCCGACAAGGGCATCCCGAACGGCATGCCTGTGGACGAATGGGGCATCCGCGTGGCGGATGACAAGTGCACGCCGGTGGGCGCCTCGGTCTCGCGCGGCGGCGCCACCAATTCTCCGGCGGCCGTCTACGCGCTCACCAAGTACGTGGACTGGATGAAGAAGTACGCGCCCAAGGAGGCCACGGGCATGACCTTCGGCGAGTCCGGCCCGGTGCCGGCGCAGGGCCACATCGCGCAGCAGATCTTCTGGTACACGGCGTTCACGGCCGACATGACCAAGGCCGGCTTGCCCGTCGTGAATGCCGACGGCACGCCGAAGTGGCGCATGGCCCCCGGCCCCCACGGCCCGTACTGGAAGGACGGCATGCAGAACGGCTACCAGGACGTGGGCAGCTGGACCTTCTTCAAGGGCCACGACGCCAACAAGACCGCCGCTGCCTGGCTGTACGCACAGTTCGTGACTGCCAAGACCACGTCGCTGAAGAAGTCGATCCAGGGCCTGACCTTCATCCGCGACTCGGACATCCGCAGCGAGTACTTCACCAAGAACGCCAACAAGTACGGCGGCCTGGTCGAGTTCTACCAGAGCCCGGCACGCGTGGCCTGGACACCCACCGGCACCAACGTGCCCGACTATCCGAAGCTGGCGCAGCTCTGGTGGAAGAACGTGGCGCAGGCCGTGACCGGCGAGAAGACGCCGCAGTCCGCCATGGACAACCTGGCCGAGGAGATGGACCAGGTGATGGCGCGCCTCGAGCGTGCGGGCATGGCGCATTGCGCGCCCAAGCTCAACAAGAAGGGCGACCCGAACAAGTGGCTGTCCGACAAGGGCGCACCGTGGGCCAAGCTGGCCAACGAGAAGCCGAAGGGCGAGACCATCGCCTATGACAAGCTGCTGCAGGCTTGGAAGGACGGAAAGGTGCGCTGA
- the aqpZ gene encoding aquaporin Z: MASNIKKWSAEFIGTFWLTFGGCGSAVLAAAFPNVGIGLLGVSFAFGLTVLTGAYALGPISGGHFNPAVSVGLAMGGRFKFSELPGYIIAQVLGAIVAGAVLYVIATGKPGADIGGFATNGFGEHSPGGYSMTAALVAEVVLTAIFVIVILGATAKRAAGGFGGLAIGLCLTLIHLISIPVTNTSVNPARSTGVAVFGPSIAMSQLWFFWVMPIVGAIIGAVIYKALLADDNE, encoded by the coding sequence ATGGCATCCAACATCAAGAAATGGTCCGCTGAGTTCATCGGCACGTTCTGGCTGACCTTCGGCGGTTGCGGAAGCGCCGTGCTGGCGGCTGCATTTCCCAACGTGGGCATCGGCCTGCTGGGCGTTTCGTTCGCATTCGGCCTGACCGTGCTGACGGGTGCCTACGCGCTCGGCCCGATCTCCGGCGGCCACTTCAATCCTGCGGTATCGGTGGGTCTGGCCATGGGGGGACGCTTCAAGTTCTCCGAGCTGCCCGGCTACATCATCGCGCAGGTGCTGGGCGCCATCGTGGCCGGTGCCGTGCTGTACGTGATCGCAACGGGCAAGCCCGGCGCGGACATTGGCGGCTTCGCGACCAACGGCTTCGGCGAGCACTCGCCCGGCGGTTATTCGATGACGGCCGCCCTGGTGGCCGAGGTGGTCCTCACCGCCATCTTCGTGATCGTCATCCTCGGTGCCACCGCCAAGCGTGCGGCCGGCGGCTTCGGCGGCCTCGCCATCGGCCTGTGCCTCACGCTGATCCACCTGATCTCGATTCCCGTCACCAACACATCGGTCAACCCTGCACGCAGCACGGGGGTGGCGGTGTTCGGTCCGTCGATCGCGATGTCGCAGCTGTGGTTCTTCTGGGTCATGCCGATCGTCGGCGCGATCATCGGCGCCGTTATCTACAAGGCGCTGCTGGCGGACGACAACGAGTAA
- a CDS encoding DeoR/GlpR family DNA-binding transcription regulator, whose protein sequence is MTNTNPRQLQLLEQVRLRKSASVEQLAETLGVTLQTVRRDIQHLAERGLVKRFHGGVRVPGTTTENLAHTERTALHAEGKARIARAVAAQVPNDCSLILNIGTTTEAIARELMRHRGLRVITNNLNVAAILSNNADCEVIVAGGVVRARDHGIVGETAVDFIRQFRVDIGLIGISGIEQDGTLRDFDLREVKVAQSIIAQSREVWLAADHSKFDRSAMIELARLDQIDMLFTDKTPPLPYASLLEDAGVQCVVAAP, encoded by the coding sequence TTGACCAACACCAACCCACGACAACTTCAACTGCTGGAACAGGTGCGGCTGCGCAAGAGCGCAAGCGTCGAGCAGCTCGCCGAGACGCTGGGCGTGACGCTGCAGACCGTGCGCCGGGACATCCAGCACCTGGCCGAACGCGGCCTCGTCAAGCGCTTCCATGGCGGCGTGCGCGTGCCCGGCACCACCACCGAGAACCTGGCGCACACCGAGCGCACGGCACTCCATGCCGAAGGCAAGGCACGCATTGCCCGCGCCGTCGCGGCACAGGTGCCCAACGACTGCTCGCTGATCCTGAACATCGGCACGACGACCGAGGCCATCGCGCGCGAGCTCATGCGCCATCGCGGCCTGCGCGTGATCACGAACAACCTGAACGTGGCGGCCATCCTCTCCAACAATGCGGATTGCGAGGTCATCGTGGCTGGCGGCGTGGTGCGCGCCCGCGATCACGGCATCGTGGGCGAGACGGCGGTGGATTTCATCCGGCAGTTCCGCGTGGACATCGGCCTGATCGGCATCTCGGGCATCGAGCAGGACGGCACCCTGCGTGACTTCGATCTGCGCGAGGTGAAGGTGGCGCAAAGCATCATCGCGCAGTCGCGCGAGGTGTGGCTCGCCGCCGATCACAGCAAATTCGACCGCAGCGCGATGATCGAGCTCGCACGGCTCGACCAGATTGATATGCTCTTCACCGACAAGACCCCGCCCCTGCCCTACGCCTCGCTGCTCGAGGACGCGGGCGTCCAGTGCGTGGTCGCGGCGCCGTGA
- a CDS encoding esterase-like activity of phytase family protein codes for MNRPRLTSTRALSLLAACLLCACSTPVVPPEGPRECNASAMADVPRFRLLGEVRWNVDTPYGGVPVGGLSSIDWDAARGEYLLISDDRAVFGPARYYSARMVYDDSGLHDAWLTDMHALRGPGQHLYGDARTAHAGMPVPDAEALRVMPGSGDLLWSSEGDFARGFGPELQVIDHDGHWLSTWALPASLSQPDDAYGPRASFTIEGLGFSEDGATLWASMEGALKQDGPMPAPGSPGAPVRITQFDATSRAPLRQIAYQPDALPAGIWALPQRAVNGVSDILADGPEHLLVLERSFSVDFGWGARLYRIDLRSATDTLDMARLDPARFQPATKRLVQDFAQLGLRSVDNLEGMTWGPRLAGGERVLLLVSDNNFNPAQVTQFIALAELPRCNSE; via the coding sequence ATGAATCGACCGCGGCTCACGAGCACGCGCGCGCTCTCGCTGCTCGCGGCCTGCCTGCTGTGTGCGTGCTCCACTCCGGTGGTGCCCCCCGAAGGTCCCCGTGAGTGCAATGCATCCGCCATGGCCGATGTACCCCGCTTTCGGCTGCTCGGCGAGGTGCGCTGGAACGTGGATACCCCGTACGGCGGCGTGCCCGTGGGCGGCCTCTCCTCCATCGACTGGGATGCGGCGCGCGGCGAATACCTGCTGATCAGCGACGACCGTGCGGTCTTCGGCCCCGCACGCTACTACTCCGCGCGCATGGTCTATGACGACAGCGGACTGCACGATGCCTGGCTGACGGACATGCATGCATTGCGGGGCCCCGGGCAGCACCTCTATGGCGACGCCCGTACCGCGCACGCCGGCATGCCCGTTCCCGACGCCGAGGCGCTGCGCGTGATGCCGGGCAGCGGCGATCTGCTGTGGTCCAGCGAGGGGGATTTCGCGCGCGGCTTCGGACCGGAACTCCAGGTCATCGACCACGACGGCCACTGGCTCTCGACCTGGGCCCTGCCTGCCAGCCTGAGCCAGCCGGACGATGCCTATGGACCGCGTGCGAGCTTCACGATCGAGGGCCTGGGCTTCAGCGAAGATGGCGCCACACTGTGGGCCTCGATGGAAGGCGCGCTCAAGCAGGACGGCCCCATGCCGGCTCCGGGCAGCCCGGGTGCGCCGGTGCGCATCACGCAATTCGACGCCACGAGCCGCGCGCCCCTGCGGCAGATCGCCTACCAGCCCGATGCCCTGCCGGCCGGCATTTGGGCACTGCCGCAGCGCGCGGTGAATGGCGTGAGCGACATCCTGGCCGACGGTCCCGAGCACCTGCTGGTGCTCGAGCGTTCGTTCTCGGTGGACTTCGGATGGGGCGCGCGCCTGTACCGCATCGACCTGCGCTCCGCCACCGACACCCTGGACATGGCGCGCCTTGACCCCGCCCGCTTCCAGCCGGCCACCAAACGGCTGGTGCAGGACTTCGCGCAACTGGGCCTGCGCAGCGTGGACAACCTCGAAGGCATGACCTGGGGTCCGCGCCTTGCCGGCGGCGAGCGTGTGCTGCTGCTGGTGAGCGACAACAACTTCAACCCGGCGCAGGTCACGCAATTCATCGCCCTGGCGGAGCTTCCCCGCTGCAATTCCGAATAA
- a CDS encoding DUF2160 domain-containing protein, translating to MWEWMAWTTPVAVFFTCIVLMLVGMTIWEIKSPTVMRKGFLPITTTRGDRLFIGLLTAAFINLIWVGLGEKMTQWFSLESEPSVWISFVVSMLVLALVLRKG from the coding sequence ATGTGGGAATGGATGGCATGGACGACACCCGTGGCGGTGTTCTTCACCTGCATCGTGCTGATGCTGGTCGGCATGACGATCTGGGAGATCAAGTCTCCGACCGTCATGCGCAAGGGATTTCTGCCGATCACGACGACGCGCGGCGACCGCCTGTTCATCGGCTTGCTCACCGCCGCCTTCATCAACCTGATCTGGGTGGGCCTGGGCGAGAAGATGACGCAGTGGTTCTCGCTGGAGAGCGAACCGTCGGTGTGGATCAGCTTCGTGGTGTCGATGCTGGTGCTGGCGCTGGTGCTGCGCAAGGGGTGA
- a CDS encoding carbohydrate ABC transporter permease, with product MSTENAVNTKPVNQKAWFLILPVILCVAFSAILPLMTVVNYSVQDIISPERRVFVGTEWFAQVMRDEELHSALLRQLTFSLSVLLVEIPLGILLALSMPAQGWKSSAVLVIVALSLLIPWNVVGTIWQIFGRPDIGLLGRALDSMGFDYSYTGNATQAWLTVLAMDVWHWTPLVALLCYAGLRSIPDAYYQAARIDGASKFAVFRYIQLPKMRGVLMIAVLLRFMDSFMIYTEPFVLTGGGPGNATTFLSQYLTQKAVGQFDLGPAAAFSLIYFLIILLLCFILYNWMQRVGTADKEGAGHE from the coding sequence ATGAGCACCGAGAATGCGGTCAATACCAAACCGGTCAACCAGAAGGCCTGGTTCCTGATCCTGCCGGTGATCCTGTGCGTGGCGTTTTCCGCCATCCTGCCGCTGATGACGGTGGTGAACTATTCGGTGCAGGACATCATCTCGCCCGAGCGGCGGGTGTTCGTCGGCACCGAATGGTTCGCGCAGGTGATGCGCGACGAGGAGTTGCACAGCGCGCTGCTGCGCCAGCTCACGTTCTCGCTGTCGGTGCTGCTGGTGGAGATCCCGCTGGGCATCCTGCTGGCGCTGTCCATGCCCGCGCAGGGCTGGAAGTCTTCCGCCGTGCTGGTGATCGTGGCGCTGTCGCTCCTGATCCCATGGAATGTGGTGGGCACGATCTGGCAGATCTTCGGCCGTCCCGACATCGGGCTGCTGGGCCGTGCGCTCGATTCGATGGGCTTTGACTACAGCTACACGGGCAATGCCACCCAGGCCTGGCTCACGGTGCTGGCGATGGACGTATGGCACTGGACGCCGCTGGTCGCGCTGCTGTGCTACGCGGGGCTGCGCTCGATTCCCGATGCGTACTACCAGGCGGCGCGCATCGACGGCGCAAGCAAGTTCGCGGTGTTCCGCTACATCCAGCTGCCCAAGATGCGCGGCGTGCTGATGATCGCGGTGCTGCTGCGCTTCATGGACAGCTTCATGATCTACACCGAACCCTTCGTGCTGACGGGTGGCGGGCCCGGCAATGCCACCACCTTCCTCAGCCAGTACCTCACGCAGAAGGCCGTGGGACAGTTCGACCTCGGGCCTGCCGCTGCGTTCTCGCTGATCTATTTCCTCATCATCCTGCTGCTGTGCTTCATCCTCTACAACTGGATGCAGCGAGTGGGTACAGCCGACAAGGAAGGGGCCGGTCATGAGTGA